From the genome of Candidatus Buchananbacteria bacterium, one region includes:
- a CDS encoding arabinofuranosyltransferase, which produces MPAGLWQLAVLQLLFYLFIAAGAGLYLFFRKPIIFVGLLALFSSLAFSVISFKAVVPWWGLTGDEVFIFAFLQKVIAGNFFADFFYSALPPFYPPLYFWVVGGVGNLFGLTAVQSGNLGVALMLLATPLIIYFWQVIRGEQNHSLLVLLPALMYVVSSWSAVIVKPYEFFSAVLLVVWTIFLAQDIYYKRLGFKSLIFYGGFGGLLFLTFYFWFLVLLIALAILKLMIETDFLYYFKKWFLVGVIIAVTSLPFTLPLAMSYVRFGAENWQAAWFIEEYLDLYLPFFDFSIFGAVALVGLISLFLLRQKIEIKVLGSILLACYTWQAISLYTIYFWDAPFLPAKPFLFLGGATLSAAAAFGLTELIAKVKNNRLKFGLVSLSLVLFSSQLIFGPMISSEIKYHLNLTRNPLREEFMNLKGNLEKISDLDNLTVLSSGVPEMSAFVPLDYYVSHNIHFSHPAAHFSDRFYFVRNLSEASDAKDFFERLKTSPWSKIDALLLLKGPGYYPINFYLDNYPLGGTEVEVRFPHRLIDERYFVTVFEDKQFVFLRLKD; this is translated from the coding sequence ATGCCAGCCGGCCTATGGCAATTGGCAGTACTGCAGCTGCTTTTTTATTTGTTTATCGCTGCGGGAGCAGGCCTTTATCTATTTTTTAGAAAACCGATTATCTTTGTCGGTTTGCTAGCGTTATTCTCCAGCCTGGCTTTTTCGGTTATCTCTTTTAAGGCGGTGGTGCCGTGGTGGGGGTTAACGGGTGATGAGGTATTTATTTTTGCGTTTTTGCAGAAAGTTATTGCGGGAAATTTTTTCGCAGATTTTTTTTATTCGGCACTGCCGCCGTTTTATCCGCCGTTATATTTTTGGGTCGTTGGCGGTGTGGGTAATCTTTTTGGTTTGACTGCCGTGCAGTCTGGAAACTTGGGAGTGGCGTTGATGTTATTGGCAACGCCGCTGATAATTTATTTTTGGCAAGTTATTCGGGGCGAACAAAATCATTCATTGTTAGTGCTATTGCCGGCATTGATGTATGTGGTTAGTAGTTGGTCGGCGGTTATCGTCAAACCGTATGAATTTTTTTCAGCCGTACTGCTGGTTGTTTGGACTATCTTTTTAGCTCAGGACATCTATTATAAAAGACTTGGTTTCAAAAGCCTGATTTTTTATGGCGGTTTTGGCGGACTTTTGTTTTTAACTTTTTATTTTTGGTTTTTAGTTTTATTGATAGCGTTAGCCATATTAAAGCTAATGATTGAAACTGATTTTTTATACTACTTTAAAAAATGGTTTTTAGTTGGAGTAATAATAGCCGTAACAAGTTTGCCGTTTACTTTGCCGCTGGCTATGTCTTATGTTCGTTTTGGTGCGGAAAATTGGCAGGCGGCCTGGTTTATCGAAGAGTATCTTGACTTATATCTGCCATTTTTTGATTTTTCTATTTTTGGAGCAGTGGCTCTGGTGGGATTAATTTCTTTATTCTTGTTGCGGCAAAAAATTGAAATTAAGGTTTTAGGAAGTATATTATTGGCATGCTACACTTGGCAGGCAATTAGTTTATATACTATTTATTTTTGGGACGCTCCCTTTTTACCGGCTAAACCATTTTTATTTTTAGGTGGTGCCACATTATCAGCCGCGGCCGCCTTTGGGTTGACTGAGCTGATTGCCAAGGTAAAAAATAATAGATTGAAATTTGGATTAGTCAGTCTAAGTCTGGTTTTGTTTTCCTCGCAGTTAATTTTTGGCCCGATGATTTCTTCGGAGATTAAATACCACCTAAATCTCACTAGAAATCCGTTGCGTGAGGAATTTATGAATCTAAAGGGCAATCTCGAAAAGATTAGTGATTTAGATAATTTGACGGTGCTTTCTAGTGGAGTCCCGGAAATGTCTGCATTTGTGCCGCTCGATTACTATGTTAGTCATAACATCCATTTTTCTCACCCGGCCGCGCATTTTTCAGACCGCTTTTATTTTGTCCGAAACTTATCTGAAGCGTCTGACGCCAAAGATTTCTTTGAGCGCTTAAAAACTTCGCCGTGGTCCAAGATTGATGCGCTGTTGTTATTGAAGGGTCCGGGGTATTATCCTATCAATTTTTATCTTGATAACTATCCGTTAGGCGGCACTGAGGTTGAAGTTCGTTTTCCGCACCGCTTGATTGATGAGCGATATTTTGTTACAGTTTTTGAAGACAAGCAGTTTGTCTTTTTAAGGCTTAAAGACTAA
- the rfbD gene encoding dTDP-4-dehydrorhamnose reductase: MEQKILILGANGMLGHDLAEVFSNQKPTLWDQSDLDITDEAAVQKKLSAFSPTIVINAAAYTNVDGAETDSELAFKVNADGVGYLAKTCQKLSAILVHFSTEYVFDGENSNGYKEDDQANPLNIYGQSKAKGEALVRQYCEMHYIIRSSWLYGKFPQVGKPRGLNFVETMLKLAREGRDLNVVNDQFGKPTYTLDLAQQTKEIVLGQKSCGTYHVVNEGVCTWYEFARTIFEFSKLDVKLNPITSQEYQLPTPRPKYSVLLNTKLEPLRSWQEALKDYLQ; encoded by the coding sequence ATGGAACAAAAAATTTTAATTTTAGGCGCCAATGGCATGCTTGGCCATGACTTGGCCGAAGTTTTTAGCAATCAAAAACCAACACTGTGGGATCAGTCTGATTTAGATATCACTGATGAAGCGGCAGTTCAAAAAAAACTTAGCGCTTTTTCGCCAACAATTGTTATTAACGCTGCGGCCTATACTAATGTTGATGGTGCAGAAACTGATTCAGAACTTGCCTTTAAAGTTAACGCTGATGGTGTTGGCTACTTAGCGAAAACTTGCCAGAAATTGTCGGCCATTTTGGTTCATTTTAGTACGGAGTATGTCTTTGACGGTGAAAATAGTAACGGTTATAAAGAAGATGATCAAGCTAATCCGCTAAACATTTATGGGCAGTCAAAGGCTAAGGGTGAAGCGCTCGTCAGGCAATATTGCGAGATGCATTACATTATCCGTAGCAGTTGGCTGTATGGTAAATTTCCCCAGGTCGGTAAGCCGCGAGGCTTGAATTTTGTGGAAACTATGCTAAAATTAGCCCGTGAAGGACGGGATTTGAATGTTGTTAACGATCAGTTCGGCAAACCGACATATACATTAGATTTAGCGCAACAGACTAAAGAGATTGTCCTTGGCCAAAAATCGTGCGGCACGTATCATGTTGTTAATGAGGGTGTTTGTACCTGGTATGAATTTGCCCGAACAATTTTTGAATTTAGCAAGTTAGATGTCAAGTTAAATCCGATTACTTCCCAGGAATATCAGCTACCAACCCCGCGGCCGAAATATTCGGTGTTGTTAAACACAAAGCTGGAGCCGTTGCGCAGCTGGCAGGAAGCATTAAAAGATTATTTACAATAA
- a CDS encoding PEGA domain-containing protein yields MKLKYRRILYITFIIAFFVITSITIIYAAGYSYNFKKGRVEKTGILYLESFPKNADIFINGKYEGKTPKRFTRLLPDTYFVQVTKDGYYPWQQDLGVQSNLTTFSRDIVLFKKTLPINLIEGDINIFKTAPSQEKIIYSKLSEKDEELRLYNIKTGTDFLIKSFGRQTYNNLEFVRWSPSQNKALFRQTVGDFNKYLIIDADTLKIKDLFDITRLNFDDVVWDENNDNYLYGLRKSVLYQIDLFDNSTTSLLSANIQDIQVRNQSLYYITKTGRESYLNKNILENKTVSETEKIKLPDQSQFSFKESVTGFLTLQDHRTGDLFIINDDSFSTADIADDIILQDKAQQVVWSVELGKILYYTDFEIWIFDTKTKEKDLITRFGEEIKQVLWYPKHNYIIYQTKNSIRIIEAKEYDTKNNIELTSLETIDSMTIDNSGNNLYFKGKIGNQSGVYRLEIQ; encoded by the coding sequence ATGAAACTTAAATACCGCCGAATTCTATATATTACTTTCATCATCGCCTTTTTTGTTATTACCTCAATTACTATTATCTACGCTGCTGGCTATAGCTATAATTTCAAAAAAGGCCGCGTTGAAAAAACCGGAATTCTTTATCTGGAATCATTCCCCAAAAACGCCGACATTTTTATTAACGGTAAATATGAAGGTAAAACTCCCAAACGTTTCACTCGCCTGCTGCCCGACACCTATTTTGTTCAAGTGACTAAAGATGGGTATTACCCCTGGCAACAAGACCTGGGAGTGCAAAGCAATCTGACAACATTCAGCCGAGACATTGTCTTGTTTAAAAAAACGCTACCAATTAATTTAATTGAAGGTGATATCAATATTTTTAAAACTGCGCCAAGCCAGGAGAAAATAATCTACTCTAAACTTAGTGAAAAAGACGAGGAGCTCAGACTCTATAACATCAAAACCGGCACCGATTTTTTGATTAAGTCATTTGGTCGCCAAACCTATAACAACCTTGAATTTGTCCGTTGGTCGCCGAGCCAAAACAAGGCTCTGTTCAGACAAACAGTCGGTGACTTTAATAAATATCTGATTATTGACGCTGATACCCTAAAAATTAAAGATTTATTCGATATTACGCGTTTAAATTTCGACGATGTTGTCTGGGATGAAAATAATGATAACTATCTGTACGGTTTGCGAAAATCAGTATTATACCAAATTGATTTATTTGATAATTCAACAACATCGCTATTATCCGCTAATATCCAGGATATCCAGGTGCGAAACCAAAGCCTCTACTACATCACCAAAACTGGACGGGAATCTTACCTGAATAAAAATATTTTGGAAAATAAAACGGTTAGCGAAACCGAAAAAATAAAGCTGCCCGACCAGTCACAATTCAGCTTTAAAGAATCAGTCACGGGATTTTTGACCCTGCAAGACCACCGAACCGGCGACCTGTTCATTATCAATGATGATTCATTCTCGACTGCAGATATTGCCGACGACATCATCCTGCAAGATAAAGCCCAGCAAGTCGTCTGGTCCGTGGAACTGGGAAAAATTTTATATTATACCGATTTTGAAATCTGGATTTTTGATACCAAAACCAAGGAAAAAGATCTGATTACCCGATTCGGCGAGGAAATCAAGCAAGTACTTTGGTATCCTAAACACAACTATATCATCTACCAAACAAAAAATAGCATCCGGATAATTGAAGCTAAAGAATACGATACAAAAAATAATATTGAGTTAACCTCTCTGGAAACGATTGATTCAATGACGATTGATAACAGCGGAAATAATCTCTATTTCAAAGGAAAAATCGGCAACCAAAGCGGCGTTTACCGCCTGGAAATTCAATAG
- a CDS encoding NTP transferase domain-containing protein, translated as MKGIILAGGTGSRLDPLTRVTNKHLLPVYDRPMIYYPIQTLVNAGIKDIMIVSGKGHAGQFLELLKSGKEFGAKFSYAVQEEAGGIAQALSLCEDFADNEKIVVMLGDNILEDDITNAIESFKSQSSGAKIFLKEVVNPKSFGVAEISGDKIKSIEEKPKQPKTNFAVVGVYLYDAQVWGAVKKLKPSGRGELEITDVNNFYVSKGEMTFEILQGWWGDGGESFDSLLQAANLAAAKK; from the coding sequence ATGAAGGGAATAATTTTAGCTGGTGGAACTGGTTCACGCCTGGATCCACTCACCAGAGTAACCAACAAACATTTATTGCCGGTTTATGATCGGCCGATGATTTATTATCCAATTCAGACGTTGGTTAATGCCGGTATTAAAGATATTATGATTGTCTCGGGCAAAGGGCATGCTGGACAATTTTTAGAGCTACTTAAATCCGGCAAGGAGTTTGGGGCTAAATTTTCATATGCGGTTCAGGAAGAAGCCGGTGGCATTGCTCAGGCGTTAAGCCTTTGTGAAGATTTCGCGGATAACGAAAAAATTGTCGTAATGCTTGGCGATAATATTTTGGAAGATGACATTACTAACGCCATTGAAAGTTTTAAATCGCAATCGTCTGGTGCCAAGATTTTTTTGAAAGAAGTCGTTAATCCAAAATCGTTTGGCGTTGCTGAAATTAGCGGAGATAAGATTAAAAGCATTGAAGAAAAGCCAAAGCAGCCGAAAACTAATTTTGCCGTAGTGGGTGTATATCTGTATGATGCCCAGGTGTGGGGAGCGGTGAAAAAATTAAAACCCTCCGGTCGCGGAGAGCTCGAAATCACCGATGTAAACAATTTTTACGTTAGTAAGGGTGAAATGACCTTTGAAATTCTTCAAGGTTGGTGGGGTGACGGCGGTGAATCATTTGACAGTCTGCTGCAGGCGGCGAATCTGGCGGCGGCTAAAAAGTAA
- a CDS encoding HIT family protein produces MPQDCIFCKIAVGDIPSATIYEDDKIKVFLDINPVTKGHSLIIPKAHYQMMADTPSDLLAHVFSKAQELMVVIKEALEADFVALSVVGVDVPHFHVHLIPRRHDDGLSNWWPTGKYDKGEMEQYVQKIKQAF; encoded by the coding sequence ATGCCTCAAGATTGTATTTTTTGTAAGATTGCCGTTGGTGATATACCGAGTGCTACAATCTACGAAGATGACAAAATAAAAGTTTTTTTAGATATCAATCCGGTGACTAAGGGGCATAGTTTAATTATTCCTAAAGCCCATTACCAGATGATGGCTGACACGCCGTCTGATTTATTGGCACATGTATTCAGCAAGGCTCAGGAGTTAATGGTGGTGATAAAAGAAGCGCTTGAGGCCGACTTCGTCGCGTTGTCGGTGGTTGGCGTAGACGTACCTCATTTTCACGTTCATTTGATTCCACGACGTCACGATGACGGATTAAGTAATTGGTGGCCAACCGGGAAGTATGACAAGGGCGAAATGGAGCAATATGTTCAAAAAATTAAACAAGCATTTTAA
- the rfbB gene encoding dTDP-glucose 4,6-dehydratase → MKLLVTGGAGFIGSNFIRYWLMTHPHDEVVNLDKLTYAGNLENLKGFEGKPNYRFVLGDITNIDVVGTLVKECDLIVHFAAESHVDRSIADAGEFIRTNVVGTQILLQAAKDHDKRFHHISTDEVYGALSLDAQEKFNEQSPYNPRNPYSASKAGSDHLVRAFYYTHKLDVTISNCANNYGPYQFPEKFIPLAITNLLEGKKVPVYGDGLYVRDWLYVDDHCRAIDLILQKGEIGQTYSIGGLTSGISNLEVVKKIIALLGKSEDAIEFVQDRPGHDRRYEIDWSKAKQKLGYKPQYDFDTYLAKTVEWYRQNEGWWKKIKSGEYREYYKKQYERA, encoded by the coding sequence ATGAAACTATTAGTAACCGGCGGCGCCGGTTTTATCGGCTCCAATTTTATTCGGTATTGGCTAATGACTCATCCACATGATGAGGTGGTTAATTTGGATAAATTAACTTATGCCGGCAATCTGGAAAATTTGAAAGGTTTTGAAGGTAAACCAAATTACCGCTTTGTCTTGGGTGATATTACAAACATTGATGTCGTTGGAACCTTGGTGAAAGAGTGTGATTTGATTGTCCATTTTGCGGCTGAAAGCCATGTTGACCGCTCTATTGCTGACGCTGGTGAATTTATTCGTACCAATGTTGTTGGCACGCAGATTTTGCTGCAGGCGGCAAAAGATCATGACAAGCGTTTTCATCATATTTCAACCGATGAAGTATATGGGGCGCTCAGTCTGGACGCCCAAGAAAAATTTAATGAACAGTCGCCCTATAATCCGCGCAATCCGTATTCGGCGTCAAAGGCCGGGTCTGACCACTTAGTGCGGGCATTTTACTATACGCATAAGTTGGACGTGACAATCAGTAACTGTGCTAATAATTACGGACCGTACCAATTTCCGGAGAAGTTTATTCCGCTGGCCATTACTAATCTGCTCGAAGGTAAAAAGGTCCCGGTCTATGGTGACGGTTTATATGTCCGTGATTGGCTGTATGTTGATGATCATTGCCGGGCAATTGATTTGATTTTGCAAAAAGGCGAGATCGGTCAAACGTATTCGATCGGCGGCTTGACTAGTGGCATTAGTAATCTTGAAGTCGTTAAAAAAATTATTGCCCTGCTTGGAAAATCAGAAGACGCTATCGAGTTTGTGCAGGACCGCCCTGGTCATGACCGGCGTTATGAAATTGACTGGTCAAAAGCTAAACAAAAACTTGGTTACAAGCCGCAGTATGATTTTGACACCTATTTAGCAAAGACGGTGGAATGGTACCGTCAAAACGAAGGCTGGTGGAAAAAGATAAAATCCGGCGAGTATCGGGAATACTATAAAAAACAGTACGAAAGGGCGTAG
- a CDS encoding UDP-N-acetylglucosamine 1-carboxyvinyltransferase has product MSNYLITGQQRLRGTLVTNTSKNAAVVLLNAALLNKGVTTLMGVPKIEEVNRIIEVLESVGVSVTWFGENNIRIKPPKKLNFSKLNYQAASRTRSIIFWLAALAADYQSFKVPQPSGCRIGKRTVKPHLFALENFGIKVKTTSRYYEVLARNLRAAGDIALYESGDTVTENVLMVAARLGGRTRVSYASANYQVQDLCFFLQKLGIKIKGIGTTTLEIYGQKNINKNITYYLTEDPIESMLFLAIAVTTNSSLTIKRCPIDFLTLELLKLEKMGFKYEILRRYKAKNGQANLVDIKTFKSKLVALEEKIYARPYPGLNMDNLPFFVPIATQAKGETFIFDWVYENRAIYYTELNKLGAKVNLVDPHRVYITGPTKLTAAEVICPPALRPSTIILVAMLAAKGSSILHHTYSIERGYQDLCSRLSKVGAKIKKIEE; this is encoded by the coding sequence ATGTCAAATTACCTCATCACCGGCCAGCAGCGCCTGCGAGGCACGCTGGTAACCAATACGTCAAAAAATGCCGCCGTTGTTTTATTGAATGCGGCTCTTTTGAATAAAGGTGTAACAACTTTAATGGGAGTGCCAAAGATTGAGGAAGTTAACCGGATCATTGAAGTGCTGGAAAGCGTTGGTGTTTCGGTGACCTGGTTTGGTGAAAACAATATTCGTATCAAGCCGCCGAAGAAATTAAATTTTTCCAAGCTAAATTATCAGGCAGCGAGTCGCACCCGAAGCATTATTTTTTGGTTAGCGGCGCTGGCGGCTGACTATCAGTCATTCAAAGTTCCACAGCCCAGCGGCTGTCGAATTGGCAAACGTACGGTCAAACCCCATTTGTTTGCTTTGGAAAATTTTGGAATAAAAGTAAAAACGACATCACGATATTATGAGGTTTTGGCGCGTAATCTTCGCGCGGCCGGCGACATTGCATTGTACGAATCGGGTGACACGGTGACGGAAAATGTTTTGATGGTCGCCGCCCGTCTTGGGGGCCGCACCAGGGTGTCGTATGCTTCAGCCAATTATCAGGTTCAGGACCTTTGTTTCTTTTTGCAGAAATTAGGAATAAAAATCAAAGGGATTGGCACCACCACTCTGGAAATTTATGGCCAAAAGAACATTAATAAAAATATTACCTATTATCTGACTGAAGACCCAATTGAATCGATGTTATTTTTGGCGATTGCAGTGACTACTAATTCAAGCCTGACGATTAAGCGGTGTCCGATTGATTTTTTAACGCTTGAGCTTTTAAAGCTTGAGAAAATGGGCTTTAAATATGAAATTCTGAGGCGGTATAAAGCCAAAAACGGCCAGGCCAATTTAGTTGATATTAAAACATTTAAGAGTAAGCTGGTGGCGCTTGAAGAAAAAATTTATGCCCGGCCGTATCCGGGTTTGAACATGGATAACTTGCCATTTTTTGTACCAATTGCCACGCAAGCGAAAGGCGAGACATTTATTTTTGATTGGGTCTACGAAAATCGCGCTATCTACTATACCGAATTAAATAAGCTGGGGGCGAAGGTTAATCTAGTTGATCCACATCGGGTTTATATTACCGGTCCTACGAAACTTACCGCCGCCGAAGTAATTTGTCCGCCGGCGCTACGGCCTTCAACGATTATTTTGGTTGCCATGCTAGCCGCGAAAGGCTCATCAATTCTACATCACACATATTCCATTGAGCGCGGGTATCAGGATTTGTGCAGCCGCCTGTCAAAAGTAGGTGCTAAAATAAAAAAGATTGAAGAATAA
- a CDS encoding dTDP-4-dehydrorhamnose 3,5-epimerase family protein → MIDGVIINKLEKYNDNRGWLAEFFRNDLVDFDPAMGYVSETKPGVARGPHEHVHQSDFFVFLIGKFRLYLWDNRVGAKNYRILETYDLGEENAAGVIIPPGVVHAYKCISDTPGLVINLPDKLYRGKNKSEEVDEIRWEDDKSSPFIVG, encoded by the coding sequence ATGATTGATGGTGTTATTATCAATAAACTGGAGAAATATAATGACAATCGCGGCTGGTTGGCTGAGTTTTTTCGCAATGATTTGGTTGATTTTGATCCGGCGATGGGATATGTTTCGGAAACAAAACCGGGCGTTGCTCGCGGCCCACATGAGCATGTTCACCAGTCTGATTTTTTTGTTTTTTTGATCGGCAAATTTCGGCTTTATTTATGGGATAACCGCGTGGGCGCGAAAAATTATCGCATATTAGAAACCTATGATCTAGGCGAAGAAAACGCCGCCGGAGTAATTATTCCGCCAGGGGTGGTGCATGCGTATAAATGTATTTCCGACACGCCGGGGCTAGTCATTAATTTGCCGGATAAGTTGTATCGGGGGAAAAATAAATCAGAAGAAGTTGACGAAATTCGTTGGGAGGACGATAAGAGTTCGCCGTTTATTGTTGGTTAA